From a single Streptomyces liliifuscus genomic region:
- a CDS encoding RNA degradosome polyphosphate kinase, giving the protein MSQPNASAQVQHPQPSVGSIAAHRPHTVAANVSDLEPDLDADLDAYEDTVQDGVQLPQGRFLDRERSWLAFNERVLELAEDPNTPLLERANFLAIFASNLDEFFMVRVAGLKRRIHTGVATRSASGLQPREVLEMIWARSRELMARHAACYQEDVAPQLAEEGIHLVRWSELTEKEQARLFTLFRHQIFPVLTPLAVDPAHPFPYISGLSLNLAVVVRNPVSGHRHFARVKVPPLLSRFLEASPNRYVPIEDVIAAHLEELFPGMEVLEHHAFRVTRNEDLEVEEDDAENLLQALEKELMRRRFGPPVRLEVEESIDRYVLDLLVRELKITEAEVYPLPGPLDLTGLFGIGKLDRPELKFPKFIAGTHRDLAEVESASAPDIFAALRERDVLLHHPYDSFSTSVQAFLEQAAEDPDVLAIKQTLYRTSGDSPIVDALIEAAESGKQVLVLVEIKARFDEQANIKWAKKLEEAGCHVVYGLVGLKTHCKLSLVVRQEGETLRRYSHVGTGNYHPKTARLYEDLGLLTADPQVGADLSDLFNRLSGYSRRETYRRLLVAPKSLRDGLIARINKEVQHHRAGRPAYVRIKVNSMVDEALIDSLYRASEAGVPVDVWVRGICAVRPGVPGLSENIRVRSILGRFLEHSRVFGFGNGGEPEVWIGSADMMHRNLDRRIEALVRITDPAHRAALNRLFETGMSDTTSSWHLGPDGEWTRHATDADGQPLRNVQEMLIDARRRRRGTATP; this is encoded by the coding sequence ATGAGTCAGCCCAACGCCAGCGCACAGGTCCAGCACCCGCAGCCGTCCGTCGGCTCCATAGCCGCGCACCGCCCGCACACGGTGGCGGCGAACGTCTCCGACCTGGAGCCCGACCTCGACGCTGACCTCGACGCGTACGAGGACACGGTGCAGGACGGCGTCCAGCTTCCGCAGGGCCGGTTCCTCGACCGGGAGCGCAGCTGGCTCGCGTTCAACGAACGGGTCCTCGAACTCGCCGAGGATCCGAACACACCCCTCCTCGAACGGGCGAATTTCCTGGCGATCTTCGCCAGCAACCTGGACGAGTTCTTCATGGTCCGCGTGGCCGGCCTGAAGCGCCGCATCCACACCGGCGTGGCCACCCGCTCCGCCTCGGGGCTGCAGCCCCGCGAGGTGCTGGAGATGATCTGGGCCCGCTCCCGTGAGCTCATGGCCCGGCACGCCGCCTGCTACCAGGAGGACGTGGCCCCCCAGCTCGCCGAGGAGGGCATCCACCTCGTCCGCTGGAGCGAGCTGACCGAGAAGGAGCAGGCCCGCCTCTTCACGCTCTTCCGCCACCAGATCTTCCCGGTGCTGACGCCGCTGGCGGTCGACCCCGCGCACCCCTTCCCATACATCTCGGGCCTGTCGCTGAACCTGGCCGTGGTCGTGCGGAACCCGGTCTCCGGCCACCGCCACTTCGCGCGCGTCAAGGTCCCGCCGCTGCTCTCCCGCTTCCTGGAGGCCTCCCCGAACCGCTACGTCCCCATCGAGGACGTCATCGCGGCCCACCTGGAGGAGCTCTTCCCGGGTATGGAGGTCCTCGAGCACCACGCGTTCCGCGTCACCCGGAACGAGGACCTGGAGGTCGAGGAGGACGACGCCGAGAACCTTCTCCAGGCCCTGGAGAAGGAGCTCATGCGGCGTCGCTTCGGACCGCCGGTGCGCCTGGAGGTCGAGGAGTCCATCGACCGGTACGTCCTGGACCTGCTGGTACGGGAGCTGAAGATCACCGAGGCCGAGGTGTACCCGCTGCCGGGTCCCCTGGACCTCACCGGTCTCTTCGGCATCGGCAAGCTCGACCGGCCCGAGCTGAAGTTCCCGAAGTTCATCGCGGGCACCCACCGCGACCTCGCGGAGGTCGAGTCCGCCTCGGCGCCGGACATCTTCGCGGCGCTCAGGGAGCGGGACGTACTCCTCCACCACCCGTACGACTCCTTCTCCACCTCCGTCCAGGCCTTCCTGGAGCAGGCGGCCGAGGACCCCGACGTCCTCGCGATCAAGCAGACCCTGTACCGGACCTCCGGCGACTCCCCGATAGTCGACGCGCTCATCGAGGCCGCCGAGTCCGGCAAGCAGGTGCTGGTCCTGGTCGAGATCAAGGCCCGCTTCGACGAGCAGGCCAACATCAAGTGGGCGAAGAAGCTGGAGGAGGCCGGCTGCCACGTGGTCTACGGCCTCGTCGGCCTGAAGACCCACTGCAAGCTCTCCCTCGTCGTGCGCCAGGAGGGCGAGACCCTCCGCCGCTACAGCCACGTCGGCACGGGCAACTACCACCCCAAGACCGCCCGGCTGTACGAGGACCTGGGACTCCTGACCGCGGACCCACAGGTCGGCGCGGACCTCTCGGACCTCTTCAACCGGCTCTCCGGCTACTCCCGCCGCGAGACCTACCGCCGGCTGCTCGTCGCACCCAAGTCCCTGCGCGACGGCCTGATCGCCCGTATCAACAAGGAGGTCCAGCACCACCGTGCCGGACGTCCCGCCTACGTCCGCATCAAGGTCAACTCCATGGTGGACGAGGCACTCATCGACTCCCTCTACCGCGCGTCCGAGGCGGGCGTGCCGGTGGACGTGTGGGTGCGCGGAATCTGCGCCGTACGACCGGGAGTCCCGGGCCTGTCCGAGAACATACGCGTACGGTCCATCCTCGGCCGCTTCCTCGAACACTCCCGGGTCTTCGGCTTCGGCAACGGAGGCGAGCCCGAGGTGTGGATCGGCAGCGCCGACATGATGCACCGCAACCTCGACCGCCGTATCGAAGCCCTGGTCAGGATCACCGACCCCGCTCACCGGGCAGCCCTGAACCGGCTGTTCGAGACCGGCATGTCCGACACCACTTCCTCCTGGCACCTCGGCCCCGACGGCGAATGGACCCGGCACGCGACCGACGCCGACGGCCAGCCGCTGCGCAACGTCCAGGAGATGCTCATAGACGCCCGGAGGCGCCGGCGTGGCACAGCAACACCTTGA
- a CDS encoding CHAD domain-containing protein gives MAQQHLDPTAGPVAGDALAAYLQAQATEFLRALRQHRETGGATATATNGTEEAVDAARALRRSARRISGTLHTFRPLLDEGWSEGMRPELAWLSGTLAREHAYGARLDRLLAALHRLSGSSALPAQASDPDAHPGTHPGARAQLPSEKGALTVGAAKAGALLERQLTLARTRAHSAALQALGSSRFHAVADNVAVLASEVPLTASASASVTGLKPLAAAAEERLCDAVAGLPLITAGHPYNAEALVHGLSADTAPQPQDSPWHQVRLLLRLHRYAREVLFGDEAPVDVRLLTAGQALDRHRDAAEAAAAAASAARTPRIAPATAYALGVLHADQRHEVEAARFAFQRAWLRETVGTP, from the coding sequence GTGGCACAGCAACACCTTGACCCCACGGCCGGACCCGTGGCCGGGGACGCCCTGGCGGCCTATCTCCAGGCCCAGGCCACGGAGTTCCTCCGCGCGCTGCGCCAGCACCGCGAGACCGGCGGTGCGACGGCGACGGCGACGAACGGCACGGAGGAGGCCGTGGACGCGGCGCGCGCCCTGCGCCGCTCGGCCCGCCGCATCAGCGGCACGCTGCACACGTTCCGGCCGCTCCTCGACGAGGGCTGGTCGGAGGGCATGCGCCCCGAACTGGCCTGGCTGTCGGGCACGTTGGCCCGCGAGCACGCGTACGGGGCCAGGCTGGACCGCCTGCTGGCGGCCCTGCACCGGCTGTCGGGCTCCTCGGCGCTCCCGGCCCAGGCCTCGGATCCGGACGCGCATCCCGGCACCCATCCCGGCGCACGCGCCCAACTCCCGTCGGAGAAAGGCGCCCTGACCGTCGGGGCGGCCAAAGCGGGCGCCCTGCTGGAGCGCCAGCTGACACTGGCCCGCACGAGGGCCCACTCCGCCGCACTCCAGGCACTCGGCTCCTCCCGGTTCCACGCCGTCGCCGACAACGTCGCCGTCCTCGCCAGCGAGGTCCCGCTGACCGCGTCCGCATCCGCGTCCGTCACCGGCCTCAAGCCCCTGGCCGCCGCCGCGGAGGAACGCCTCTGCGACGCGGTGGCCGGACTGCCCCTGATCACCGCGGGCCACCCCTACAACGCGGAGGCCCTCGTCCACGGCCTCTCCGCCGACACGGCCCCGCAGCCCCAGGACTCCCCCTGGCACCAGGTCCGGCTCCTGCTGCGCCTGCACCGCTATGCGCGCGAGGTCCTGTTCGGCGACGAAGCCCCCGTGGACGTACGCCTGCTGACCGCGGGTCAGGCCCTGGACCGGCACCGCGACGCGGCCGAGGCCGCAGCGGCGGCGGCCTCCGCGGCCCGCACCCCGCGGATCGCCCCGGCCACGGCGTACGCGCTCGGGGTGCTGCACGCGGACCAGCGACACGAGGTGGAAGCGGCCAGGTTCGCGTTCCAGCGGGCCTGGCTGAGGGAGACGGTCGGCACTCCGTAA
- a CDS encoding NUDIX hydrolase, translated as MGGPVHATNGDPVLAAGCVLWRHSPFDGELEICLVHRPKYDDWSHPKGKLKRAEDALAGAVREVEEETGYRCATGPRLATLHYMANDRPKQVSYWAAEATEGRFAPNREVDRILWLPPTGARHRLTQPRDKDLVDELLAVLRHA; from the coding sequence ATGGGAGGCCCAGTGCACGCGACGAACGGAGACCCCGTGCTCGCGGCGGGCTGCGTACTGTGGCGCCACTCGCCGTTCGACGGCGAACTGGAGATCTGCCTGGTCCACAGGCCGAAGTACGACGACTGGTCGCATCCGAAGGGCAAGCTGAAACGCGCCGAGGACGCGCTCGCGGGCGCGGTGCGCGAGGTGGAGGAGGAGACCGGCTACCGGTGCGCCACCGGACCCCGGCTGGCCACGCTCCACTACATGGCCAACGACCGCCCCAAACAGGTCAGTTACTGGGCGGCCGAGGCGACGGAGGGCCGCTTCGCCCCCAACCGCGAGGTCGACCGCATCCTCTGGCTCCCCCCGACGGGAGCCCGCCACCGGCTCACCCAGCCCCGCGACAAGGACCTGGTCGACGAGCTCCTCGCGGTGCTCCGGCACGCCTGA